TACCAGCACTATTCTTTCCCAAGCACTCTCAAACACCAaagcgcaaacacacacacaccaactgccTCCTGACTTAATCTTCTGTCATCCATTAAGACTCACACTGGCCGCTTACAGACAgaaatagctgtgtgtgtgtgtgtgtgtgtgtgtgtgtgagtgagtgagtgagtgagtgagtgagtgagtgagtgagtgagtgagtgagtgagtgagtgagtgagtgagtgagtgagtgagtgagtgagtgagtgagtgagtgagtgagtgagtgagtgagtgagtgagtgagtgagtgagagagagagagagagagagagagagagaatcaatgTCTGTGAGATGAGATCCCTGATTGACAGGTTGAAATAGCTGCAGCAGCATTTAGTAAGCAATCCACTTTAGCTTCTACTGAAATCCTGACTCCACTAATACTCTAAGGTGTCACACACACTCAACTTATAAATGACTTGGTCTTACTATCAGAGGTTCAACTAGATCTGTAAGTGGAGGAGTGTTCACACTTTCTGACCTCACCCTGTCATGCTCACCTGGTACTTGTTCTCCCAGAGGTAGTCCAGGGTGATCTCCTCCACAACGCCGATCTTGCAGAGTTTAGGTCCGAACACTTCCTGGAGCATGTTGATGAGGTAGGTGTGATGCTCCATCCCCATGGCGTAGTGATGGTTAAAGTCCAGGAAGACCATCTCCTTACCATGGGCGTCCAGGAAAGAGTTAATGTCCGACAGACCGTCacacacctgagagagagagagagagagagagagagagagagagagagagagagagagagagagagagagagagagagaggggggggggggggggagataagTCAATAGCAGGAGGAGACGTTTACTGTAGGTTTTCGTATAATAACATGTTTATTGATCTTCTAGGTGTCTGGCTATGGGGTCAGTATATCCACCTTGTGTCCAAACAGGCCATGGATGAAGTAGATCTCAGTACCAGACTCTCCAGGTTTGGATGACACACGCAGGTCAAAGTAACGAATCCCTGCGTCCAGCTGCTCCTTAAACGTCAGGTTCTGGTGATAAAAGTCATATGCTGACAAAGACTGAGGATCCCATCTTTTCAAGAGAGTATTGGTTAATCATCTGAGCCAGTTGAACCCTCACCTGTGTCATGGACCACTTCTTCATGACTTTCTTGGAAACGAAACGGAAGGCTGTGGCCAGGTATTTGACTATGGCCTTCTGGTCAGGGCCCACCGGGGCCTTCACATCTACCCAGAAACTAAACGAGTCATGGGACCCTGCGAGAGAGGGACGAGGGGAgagtgggagaaggaggggagagaggaggaagatgggagagagggacgaggagtggagagagggaggagagggaggagggggagagagggagagagggaggaagatgggagagaaggatgaggagaggagagagggaggaggaggggagagagggaggaagatgggagagagggaagaggagtggagagagggaagaggagtggagagagggaggagagggaggagggggagggagggagagagggaggaagaggggaagagacagatcAAGTGAGATAGAGAAAGATATGCCTTTTCAGTCTGGAAAAGGAAGTGAAGGTCCTTCTGCCGATCTTATGAGTGGGCTAaccatctactttgtgcattctctctccctctctctctctctctgtttctctctccctcaaacACACAAACTCAGGTCTCATCCAGGTAGTACAGATTAACACCAAGAACCCTCTCTGAATCCATTAGGCTAGCCTCACTACATTGTAAACCAAACAAACACATGCCACATCAGTctcacacacacgtcacacagaAAATCAGTCACACCCCAGTTCCCCAGACCCACAGGTGCTGCATCAGTGTTTTCCTCTCTAGCCCAACAGTAGCCTAAGCTATTCTCAGACAGAGAAGGTGCAACTTAATTTAGCTAAAGTGTGGCTTTGCTGTTAAAACCATATAACCCCAGATAGACTTTACCAGTGGGAGGTCATAAACCAAGTCAGAGCCAACAGTCATCAGTATACGCCTCATGTCGACCGACATATGATAcccctacaacacacacacacatgtaaagtgccgtcagaaattattcacaccccttgactttttctacatttttatgtgttacatcctgaattaaaatggataaaattgagatgtgtgtgtctctggcctacacacaataccccataatgtcaaagtggaattatgttttttgaaatttttacaaattaataaaaaatgaaaaactttaatgtcttgagtcaataagtattcaacccctttgttaaggcaagcctaaataagttcaggagtaaaaatgtgcttaacaagtcacataataaattgcatggactcactcactctgtgtgcaataatagtgtttaacatgattttcaaggtccctcagtcaagtagtgaattttaaacacagattatACCACAAAGACCAgccaaaatcctagaagaaaacctggttcagtctgctttccaacagacactgggagacaaattcacctttcagcaggacaataacctaaaacataaggttatgttacactggagttgcttatcaaaacgacattgaatgttcctgagcggcctagttacagttttgaaaatctatggcaagactgtcTAGCACTgattaacaaccaacttgacagagcttgaagaatttttaaaataataaaatattgtacaatccatgtgtggaaagctcttagagatttacccagaaagacagctgtaatcgctgccaaaggtgattctaacatgtattgactcagggggttgaataattACCCAATCAAgatattttggtttgtttgtttttttacaaatattAGAATTTTCTtccagtattttgtgtagatcatcgacaaaaaatgacaattacatccattttaattccacaacaaaatgtggaaaaagtcaaggggtgaatactttctgaaggcactgtaaataacagatattgttatttatttacataacacacacacacacgcgcgtgcTTACCGGGCACTGCAAGGTGCTTCAGGGGCATAGCTGTGAGCTTGGGGGAGAGTGAGCTCATCCAGTTGGCGTTCGAGGCACCGATACCCGTGGGCCGCGTCTTCATGGCTCCTTTCTGATctcacgccccccccccccccccccccccgtaaaaACGTTAATCGTCAAATCTGGTATACCTGCTGCTGGTGTATCGCCAGAATCCTCGCCACCCCCATGAGTCTCATAGTAAAATAAATCATCCTGAGGTGAGGAGCAAGAGCGCCTTTCATGCCTCCTCGAGCCACCTGTGTACCTACCTGTCTCCCTGCTCTTTACCAGTGGTGTGGAGCCCACCAGGGCAGCCCAAGTGCCTCCAACGGGCTAATGACATTGACTAATCTTCTTAGACCGAAATTACACTCGTTATcccccctcccttcttccctcacTCCCTGCGTGCAGGTTTAAACCGGCAGGGCTTCCCTCCATGCGTGCTGTGCATTAGCCTACTCAGGCTCACCCTACTCACCACCGGAAACAGTGACAGATGGACAGCGGCTTGGTCGGGGGTCTCTGTCCGTCCTGGGGACAGAGAGTGGCAAAATCTTAAATGGCCATAAAAATGCTTAAGTGACCATCCATCATTAAAGTGACAAAATTTCACTGcagaatatactgtatgtgactagggagagtaggagagaggtgGCACTAGGAGTGGGCCTAATAGCCTACACAAGTGACCTTGTGGTTCCATGGCAAGCACAAAGGCCTGCCTGTACAAATGGTCCACAGTATAGTGCACATAGTCTACAATGAAGTTGCGTGTATCACTGCTAAATATTTGAGCATAGAACAGGGGTCAGCAACAGGCGGACCACAGGCAAAAAACGGCCCGCGAGTTATATTTTCTTTGCCCCCCCCCAGTTAAATTTTTTTGGACCGATTCTTGCATGGGGTCGCCTTCCTCCACTGCATATAACAGGGCTTCAACATGGGAACATGACTCTGCCAACCTGCATCAGTTAAATCTATAAATTGTTTATATTTCTTAAATTGAAAGCATGAGTTTGTTACAATCAGCCTGTGAGGCTTTCATCAGATTCACTGCTCTTACCCTGCCATACAAGTGCAGTGTATCACCTCTCCATCCCCCTTCACCATCAAAGCAGGGCCTGACATTTGCTGCGAATGGTTCACCTGACCAAAACAAAAAGGATAACGACGTGAGAAATATATACATAGATCAAGTCAAACTGTGGGAGGGGCATGATCATTTTTCAATCAATCCAGGggattagctaacgttagctagctatcgtGCTACAGAAACGTAATGCTAACAAGTAGCTAACAAAACTTTAATGTTTCACATTATATTTCTTCACTCTGACAGGCAGCCAAGCTTTTATAATCCTTCATCTGGTGTTGGGTTGCAACCTGGTCTTTGCTGTAGTAGCTTATCTGGTAcagtagctaagttagctagctacagtaaatAATTGCTGGAAACTGGAGGCTGGGCAAATCTGTTGTTTGATAACACCCCCGGATTTATCGTAAAAGGATCACACCCATCACACAGCTGGATTTTGTCCAAGTACCTGTCTCTTTCCTCATATTGAGCCCTTTTGAAGTATTCTGACACCGCCATCTCTACCATATCTAGCAACATTAGCTTCCATTAAAATGTAGTTTGAAGCTGCCCAACAGCAGAAAATAGAATATTGGCTTCATGACGTTTTTGATAATGACCTATTCGCCAAGTACATTTACACATATTCCGAATTTTACATGGttatatggtgctgctagtgatcaGAGGCAACCAGTAATTCAGGGCAGGTGGGACTCAAAGAGcacctgtttagctaaaaataaatctaaataaaaaaatgtttgttgttgcctgttttgcatgttattatggcattaatacatgtcacatatcagttagcaaacaatgtaaaaaataaataaaaggatcTCTACAG
This Salvelinus namaycush isolate Seneca chromosome 33, SaNama_1.0, whole genome shotgun sequence DNA region includes the following protein-coding sequences:
- the plcxd2 gene encoding PI-PLC X domain-containing protein 2, with translation KLRYANWMSSLSPKLTAMPLKHLAVPGSHDSFSFWVDVKAPVGPDQKAIVKYLATAFRFVSKKVMKKWSMTQNLTFKEQLDAGIRYFDLRVSSKPGESGTEIYFIHGLFGHKVCDGLSDINSFLDAHGKEMVFLDFNHHYAMGMEHHTYLINMLQEVFGPKLCKIGVVEEITLDYLWENKYQVIVFYHHPSAENCPLIWPGNKCPAPWANTTDTTKLFQFLETTLGERAKMGSFHVTQAILTPRVKTIVKGLVKGLRNYLVERNLPIILTWVETQKPGVDGINIITSDFVELTDFANTVINLNNLLLNEQDRKKT